In Brevibacillus brevis NBRC 100599, a single genomic region encodes these proteins:
- a CDS encoding acyl-CoA thioesterase, protein MMTEARPIQQSRTFLTDLVFPPDTNHHHTIFGGKVMAYVDKIACIAAMRHCRKPVVTASSDSFDFLAPIKTGEAINLEAYVTWTHKTSMEVFVRVEAENLLTGEKRMTARAYLTMIALDDQGKPTIVPGVIPDTEEERIQYEKAKERHVLRRKRKVEM, encoded by the coding sequence ATGATGACAGAAGCACGACCGATCCAACAATCGAGAACCTTTTTGACTGATCTCGTCTTTCCGCCGGATACCAATCACCACCATACCATTTTCGGTGGGAAAGTCATGGCCTATGTAGATAAAATCGCCTGCATCGCAGCTATGCGACATTGCCGTAAGCCAGTTGTCACTGCGTCCAGTGATTCCTTCGATTTTCTCGCGCCAATCAAGACAGGGGAAGCGATCAACCTCGAGGCATATGTCACCTGGACCCATAAGACATCGATGGAAGTATTCGTGAGAGTGGAAGCGGAGAACTTGTTGACCGGGGAAAAGCGCATGACAGCACGCGCGTATCTGACGATGATTGCCCTCGACGATCAAGGAAAGCCGACGATCGTGCCTGGTGTCATTCCTGATACTGAGGAAGAGCGCATTCAGTATGAAAAAGCGAAGGAACGTCATGTATTGAGAAGGAAGCGGAAGGTAGAGATGTAA